TTTGCAAAAGGTTGGAATTGCCTGTAGGGTCCTGGGTGCCCATCAGGCCTCAATACTGAAAGGCGGGTTGTATCTAATAGCTTCAAGATCACCCCATTTCCAGACCCAACTTCGACAGCTTTTTCAGCCTCTTCCAATTCAATGTCACGCATTATAGTGTCTGTATCACGCATATCAACCTCACCCTCTTTGAACGGCATGGTTCTATTGCAGTTTCCTCCGCTGAACCATTCACCATTCTCAAAATGGTCTGGGGTCGTAGTTCTGAAGAAAACAAATGCCTTATGGTCGTTGCTTGTAATGAAGTTGAGAACCAGCTGAAGGGCCTTGCGATATGCATAGTCAAATCCTAGTTCTGTCAAGTTCTTTCCAGGGCAGTAATGACAGCCTGTGATGTTATTGTTCTCATGATAAATTGCTGTTTTGAGAAACCATTTTCCACCAGCAATAACTGCATAATCAAAATCTTTATATTGTTCGGTCCATTTTTCATCAAGTTTGTCAAGATATAACTGGATTTCTGATGAAGAAACTCCATTCAAGTCCTCAAAGATAGCTGCTTTAATGAGGAAAGGGGTCCAAATTACAGAAAGAGTGAAGTTGTGAGAAGGAAAGTGCCATCTTTTGGACCGGTATTCCTCATCGTGGTAGACCTCAACTGCTTGTTCCACCTGTGGCACACAATCACCAAATTATGTCAGGTGGGACCAAATTGTTGATAACGTATTGCCGAGAATATATATACAAACGCTCGCtctagaatataaaaaaaaaaacgacagAAACCATTCCAGATCGACGGTAAGGATTAACTAAACATGTCAGGTGGTGGTAGGTCCTAGTATATGATAATGATATGGGAATTTTGGAAGATTTGAGGTCTTTGGGTACCACAGGGGGATATCTACATCAATAGAATAGAAATACTAGTCTGTCTACAGAGACCTCTCTCAACATATTCTATAATGTGGACAATATAATTCAAATTGAACGTGTACACTTACTGATAGTGGAGAATATGAGGGGAATAAAGCAGAAACATGAGCATGACAGAGATATTCAACTAAAGCCATTTACATCGACAATGTattgtaactctctctctctctctctctctctctctctctctcttatttttctgttttggaaaaatgatTTACAATGCAAATGTTAGAAATTAAATGGAGACCAAACTGGTAAACTACTCAACAACCGAAATACAAGTATTATTACCACACGAAAATAGAGCAAATGTAAGCTTTGGTCTCCCgtgtttctttcttccctttttctaACCTGAAGACTTCGTTCAAAGTGAAACTATACTAATTGACACAGATAAAcatagaaaaaccaaaaaatagtaatgtatttatcaataattattaatgtTCAAGAGAAGCCATATGGTTGGTAAACCTGTTCAGATTAAGACACCACAACCACTTCAGAACAGTAGTCTAACCATAATAGTGGCAGCTGTCTTCCACAAATGAAATCAACACTGATTGTTGAAGTTGGATTATGAGTTCCAAAATGATCTAGCAGcatataaaagaaataagaCACTGTTTGAATATGTGAGatgatagaagaagaaaaaaaatgagagaaaatggaacgaggattgaaattttctttttcttttttggtagatAATGATAAATACTAATTTCCTATAATCTATCAATAATAATAAGGCTAATCCAaactaatttatttgaaaaaataatagtaattcaaataaataaagcacataacatgattttttgttatttcattCCACCATTTGTAATCTTTTTAAAATGAGACCAAAATAGAAGAGATCATGTCTTACACGGATGATTTGACAATATTATTCCTCTagtatatgaaaaataatattcacAACAACTAAATTAGcaagtttttattaattctcATATGAATTCACCATTTCATCATCTACTATTCACAACTTGATACATCATTAGTTGTTaaatatattgtgaaaattgttgtgaTGACTGATTGAGATCTATAACTATAAGTCAATTCACTTTAGCAACGGAGAAGTGGCTATAGTTCCAATAATTGTCAAAGctagtaaaaaaaatagcaatagcATTAAGGCACACCCGAAATGATTATAGCGCTAAAGCAATCTACTTaaaatttcactaaaaaaagaagcaaactaCTTAAGATACATTTAAACAGTGTAagactaattaaaaaaaaaaaaaaaaaaaaaaccttattttctaaaGGGCAGCCTAGAAAATGGTAGATTACAGAGTTCATGTGTCAAAATCTAATATTTCAAAGCATATACTTAAAactcctaaaaaaatttaaggagtACCTGAGAGAGGATGCAAAGAAATGACTGGACATGGTTACGAGAGATGGAATCACCAATAAAGGCCCATGACTTATTCCTCATAAGATCAAGAAATCTCTCAGAATTGAACCTCGGTAATTTACAGTTCCGTGGATTCCACCTCCAGTACAGGTAACCTGAATCAGGACGTCCATTACTCATACAATTTTGATGACCCTCAATCACATGGCAGCTCTCATTAGTGTATGCTGGACCTGATTCATCAGCTATCCAATCTCCCATGAAAATGTCACATTTTTCTGCAACTGTATTGCGTATAATAATATCAATACAACCATACAAAgaattaaacaaacaaaaaaatccaCTAAAAAGTTTTCAAGGTAGTGAGGTTAGTACTTCTTTATCTTTTACCAAAACTgacaactttttttgtttttgtttcgtatataatatataaagagagagacttAAAGACCAGTTTCTTTTGATGGAAAACACACACTTCAATGACATGCCAACTCCAAAACTGCTGCGGAGCGACTTAAAGACCAGTTTCTGAACACCTAACTACTGAACAACTTTAGTTTAATGATCCAGCTGGACTACATTGGGAATAACATtaaacaaaaatgttttttttttttttttttccttctaatcTTTCAATTTGAACTTTCTCATTTAGTAAATTTGCTAAACTATAAGGAAAtcgcataattttttttttttttttttaaatgtcaaagAATGCCAAAGGAATTagtttagaaactatttttataaatattcaaacataaattcaagagagagaagaatgcCAAATGATGAATTATCATTTTCAAACATAAAttcaagagagagaagaaatgcTCAATTGGAAATCGAATATCCagttatatttaaattaatttctaaatagcaaaaacagtgaattgaaccaaaaaaatataaaatataaaaaagatggAAGAAAAAAATCAGCCTACTATCTTTATAAATGgggacaaaaaaagaaataaagaacaccaattttcaaaatgaattcCCCTTTTCTCATTCACGGATGTCTTGAAACAATCAAAAAGTAGGAAGATAGAAAATTTCCTCACCAATCTCAGATGTTTGAGTTTCATTTTCAGGAAAAACAGAAGTAAGAGGCGGTTGAATTGGTTGAGAAACAACAGGGGACTCTGTTTTTGGCTCTGCTTCTGCAAGAGGTGGTGTGTGAGTCTCTTCTAGGACTGAAGAAATTCTGATTGAATCAGAGGAGAAAAGGCGAAAAGCGAGACCCAATAAGAGAATTGAGACACCAAACTTCACGAAgatatgattgtgtttgtagTGCAATGATAAAGGTTTCGAATCCCACCTCATTCCCTTCCCCATTTGGTGCCAGAAAGACCAAGAAAATCCCTGggaagttagagagagagaaaaaaacaaaaaacaaaaaacagcaATAGAAGATGAACGAGTTCAAAGTGAAATGGTTTTGTTTTCGCCACAAACCAAACGATGTTTTAGCATGAAAAAGGTTTACAAACAATGACATGTTGTCGACAAGCTTGCTTGGCTTGGGGATATAAGGATATTGCAATCAGAGAGACGCAATGTTGTTAAGGCGGTTTTCTTCGCCTCAATAAAttacgtgtatatatatatatatatatatatatataagagctgaataattcattaaaaattattttcttttttaattttatgtatttttttttaagatacacaagtataaaaatagaaaataataatgaaataagATGAGAATAACTATCTATGAATATGTCAAAACTTTGCACTTGATTACTTATTGGAcgctttttattctttttgtgatGTTTCACATAACTTTTTAACATagaaatataattaatattttttaagaaatttgaatgattataaAAACAATTGTAGATTTCAAAAAAGCTTACTCATTGTTCtatgaaatctaattaaataagtttaataaatgaaaaagagaaaatttaattttttttaaattaaaactaatagaaattaaaaaaaattaatagaatattctttgaaaaatcttttatttctatttcatttcTCTCATTTCCCTATTCCAAATaagttcaagaaaaaaaaattaagagaaagaaaagaaaaacaatgttAAACTTTGTAATTGCCCGatgaatattaaaatttgagaATACGATTTTTGTTTAATGTATCAATGTACTAAACACATTAAGATATCAACACATGTTCAAAATTAGACATTTGTCCACATTTTAAAGTGTCAAATGCATTATCGCACATCTTTGACGTAATGGTCACTCCATAAGGATAAGTGATTATGGGGTGTGAGGGGAAAAAGTCGAGGTTCAAATAATATTAGCCCAAATAATAACaaacataaactaaacaaaaataagaaaagaccaaacaacaacaagtgatctaattattcaacaaaaagtctactataaaacaaaaaagataaaaatcgctaaatatttaaatttgtaatttgtttaacctattcaataaaaataatctctaatttcattttttcctaaaaaatggtaccaagaaaaatattgtggttgtCAGTTCTCTTTGATGGTGATGACaattatattctttttagttttgaagtcaaaaacaattttactcTCCTTAATAACTCGACtcacaattataataaatattcaagTTATcgctttattatattttatataatttaaatttattagtgaccactcaaaaaaaaaatttcctaaaaccACTTCGGGAGATAGCTATGTATTTAATGGACCAAAATTCAATAGGGTTTATAATTGTATTCACCTTAAAATTTGGTTATATGCATTCCCAATgcaaatatagaaaataaataaagacaaaaatatttaatttatatggGGTACGTCTGAAGTCGAATATATGTCTGTTGTGTAGATCAAAGTGTTATGGATTTGGTCTCTGATTATTTTTGTTGGGAGGGGAAACACAATTAGATttagttcttttctttgagaaaaaGGTAAAGACACTTTATTACGGAAATTCAAGCTGAAGACTCTAATCAGTTCTCTGTCGTCGTGTAATCTATTAAGGGCACAAACAATCTTTCTCAAACTAATCTATCATACAACTCCTCCCGCCCCcccccaaaatatttttttagtataataatTGAGATCGGATTGATAAAGTACAGCTGGCTAGAACTTTATCTTTTGTGTGTAGTAACCAGTAACATCACATCATACGCGGACCACCACGATCGttatcatcatcaccatctGGACAGCACGCAAGCAACTCAGAGCATTCACGGTTCgctgcattaaaaaaaaaataataataatttaataataataataaaaaaaacttttaacagagtttaaaaaattattttatttattttaataatacactttacaatttataatatattcaatataaaatgttgttttttattttaacttttatttaaatattctttttttattattttattatattattttatctctcttttctctgtctctctttttctctgaaGAGAGAATGACCATACCACCACCAACAAACCTAAAATCACCACCATTGCCACCCATGACCCCCAGCCAAAACCACATCACAAACCCACAACTTCCATATCACAAACACCGATCCAACCCAGCCATAGCCACCCACTACCACAACCACAGCCACCTCACTGCAAactctaattttaaaaaatattgtaacaacaacaacaactaccaCCTTAACAACCACCACAAACAGCCACAAAACCAAGCAACCCACCACCCATGCAATCCACCATTGccgccacacacacacattgccCACCCACTGCCGCCCCAATCAAATCGAACAAACGCCGACCAAAATCGAAAAAATTAGATCTAACCTAGCCACAAACCCACGATAAgcaaaagaggag
This genomic stretch from Quercus robur chromosome 4, dhQueRobu3.1, whole genome shotgun sequence harbors:
- the LOC126721325 gene encoding protein trichome birefringence-like 25, whose product is MGKGMRWDSKPLSLHYKHNHIFVKFGVSILLLGLAFRLFSSDSIRISSVLEETHTPPLAEAEPKTESPVVSQPIQPPLTSVFPENETQTSEIVAEKCDIFMGDWIADESGPAYTNESCHVIEGHQNCMSNGRPDSGYLYWRWNPRNCKLPRFNSERFLDLMRNKSWAFIGDSISRNHVQSFLCILSQVEQAVEVYHDEEYRSKRWHFPSHNFTLSVIWTPFLIKAAIFEDLNGVSSSEIQLYLDKLDEKWTEQYKDFDYAVIAGGKWFLKTAIYHENNNITGCHYCPGKNLTELGFDYAYRKALQLVLNFITSNDHKAFVFFRTTTPDHFENGEWFSGGNCNRTMPFKEGEVDMRDTDTIMRDIELEEAEKAVEVGSGNGVILKLLDTTRLSVLRPDGHPGPYRQFQPFAKDKNAEVQNDCLHWCLPGPIDSWNDLLMELVVNGEKYR